In Terriglobus aquaticus, the genomic window TAGTAGGCATCGGCCTTGGTCGGATCGGCGGCGATTGCCTTGTCGGCCATGGCGGCGGCTTCGTCGTTGCTGCCGGCGTTCTTCAGAGTGACAGCGGCGTTGAAGTAGTACATGCCGGCCTTGGCAGGCTCTGCCTGTGCGGCCTTATCGAAGGAATCGGTAGCATCCTTGGGCTTGCTGGTCGCACCGTATACCTGACCCAGGCCGTTGTACGCGGCTCCGGCAAAGGCGGGGTTCGGCTTCTTGCTGGTGCCGTTGGTGTCAATCGCCTTCTGGAAGGCGGTGCCGGCATCGGCGTAGTCCTGGGTCTTCTTGCTGGCGTCGGTGTCCGTCTTGGCCAGGGCCAGTTCGGCATTGCCCTGCTCCAGCCACAGCACCGGCTCATCCGCCTTGGTTGCGGTGGCCTGCTTCATGTCGTCCACAGCGGACTGCGGATTCGTTTTCTCTTCCTCGCGGGCCTTGGTCAGCAGGGCATTCAGGTTGCCGATCTGCTTGTTCGCGGCAGCGGTTTCAGAGTTGCGCTTCTTGAACTCTTCAATGTTCTTGCGCTCTTCCGGCGACAGGTGGCTCAGGTACTCCTGCCGGGTCATGTCATCGTTGGCCGCGATATTGTCGCCAGCCTTCAGAACGACGTGGTCCAGGTAATCGACGGTCTTCTCGTTGACCTGGTAGAAGAGCACGTAGTCGCCCGGCGCGACACCGTCGATCTTGTAGCTGCCGTCGGCTCCGACTGGAGCGGTGTACTGGTACTTGCGGGTCTTGTCGTCGGGGCTGGTGCGATCCGTGGTCAGCTTGACCACGCCCTCTTTCACGGGGGACCCTGCCGCGTTGGTCACCGTACCGTGAACGCTGGCGGGTGCCGGCGCCTGTGCCAGCACCGAGGCCGATGCCAGAACCAGCGTCGCTGCGCTGAGGGAAAGGTTCCGAAGAGTTTTCATGATCTGTCCTGCCGCTCCTGCCGGCCGTGAGCTTCCAACCGGTTCCTAAAATGATGAGACGCTTCTGTGACGGCCGCCGTACCCGCTGCGCCGCCACTTTAGTGTATGTCCGCTCCGCTGCTATGCTCCAGCGCCGGCAGCGTACGGGATCGGGTCTGACTGACCTGCTTCGCGGAAGGCACGCAGCCGCAGAACGCAACTTTCGCACACGCCGCAGGCCACCCGGTCGCCCGAATAGCATGACCAACTTACATGCAATGGTGCACGGAGTTCAACACCCAGCCGCACGATCTCAGCTTTGCGCATGCGGATCAGTGGCGTTATGACCCGGATGTCGCCCTCTTTGGTGCCCTGCTGAATCAGTTCGTTGAAGGCGTCATAGTAGGCCGGCCGGCAGTCGGGATAGCCGGAGCTGTCCTGCTCGACCGCGCCGATGAAGATGGTGCGGGCGCCCAGCACCTCGGCCCAACTGACCGCGGCGGAGAGGAAGTGCGCGTTGCGGAAGGGAACATAGGTGACAGGCACGTGGGCGCCGATCGCGTTGTCCTCCGCGGGCGCGTCGGGAACGGCGATCAAGGCGTCCGTGAGGGCGGAGCCGCCGATGGTGCGGAACAGATCCATGCGCAGCGGCAAAAACTGGCGGAAGCC contains:
- the queC gene encoding 7-cyano-7-deazaguanine synthase QueC → MAESATAAQPRNKAVVCLSGGMDSTVCAALAARDFDAYALHFSYGQRTEARELESARSVASILGFRQFLPLRMDLFRTIGGSALTDALIAVPDAPAEDNAIGAHVPVTYVPFRNAHFLSAAVSWAEVLGARTIFIGAVEQDSSGYPDCRPAYYDAFNELIQQGTKEGDIRVITPLIRMRKAEIVRLGVELRAPLHVSWSCYSGDRVACGVCESCVLRLRAFREAGQSDPIPYAAGAGA